gtataaaaatggGAACGTATAATTAAGTTCACATTCAACCAAGAATCAATTACAACACAGCCActaatattttttcttccttagAAAATGCAGCCCCCTTCATCACAATTTGGAAGATAAAAAAGCAGAAGATTCAATGGAGTCTTTCAACCATCACACAAAACACCAGCAGCAAATATTACACAAAAATAAACTTCAACTCAAAAATCAAGAGGACATATCCCAGAGTGAAGAAATTGGAAAGTAAAACTATTgtactttatttttgttattttcaaagtATCTATAGGGGGTATTCACAGAAATCCATCAGTTTCCTAAATCAACATGCACAAAACAGCATACGGCTAAGGATCAGACTCAATAAAAGTCCAGTTCAGTTCTTTGAATGTTTCAAACCCCTCTATCACTATACTCATATCGTCTTTAAGGAAAATTGAAGTCCTAGAatttaaaaggggaaaaaaaagactgcaacataagagagagagagtgtgaaagtAATATTCAAAGAATGGAAACTGTCTTTCTAAAACCTAGTACTCATACTACAAGAACGAGATAATTGGAAAGGAGCGACCCTTTCATTGAAGCACATATTGACATTTATCTGATCATACTGCTTCCTGCAGCCTGGGCATCGCCCATCTGCCTCAAGAATCCTTTTGTGGCAGAAAAGGCAAAGATGAAATCCACATGAACATGGCAGAAAGCTAGAGTCTGTGACATCTAAATCCTCATAGCAGATAGGACATGAAGAAGGTTGGGATGAGAGCCTTTGCCACGTCCACGTGATAGCTCCACGGCCACAATGCCATTCTGATTTCATTGGAAAACTGTGCTGCTTGGAGAGAGTGGGCAGACTCTGTGGACGGCAAGCATCATCAGGTCTCCACGCTCGACAATTCACACGTGATTCAGGTACCACTTTCCCACTCTCTGTTTTGGACAAGTCCACTCCAGGATTATGGTTAGGTACTTCAAGATTATCAGATTCAACCCTAGTTTCA
This DNA window, taken from Quercus robur chromosome 2, dhQueRobu3.1, whole genome shotgun sequence, encodes the following:
- the LOC126715023 gene encoding uncharacterized protein LOC126715023 isoform X2, which encodes MRIANVQNGSLDNLEIRSRGEENEGSSIHDSDLESLMNSPIGITLDHNDSSKGLTGSSSSITSSGCCSGNVSEEEEDDGCVDDWEAVADALYADDNQHKPIAESPAEPETRVESDNLEVPNHNPGVDLSKTESGKVVPESRVNCRAWRPDDACRPQSLPTLSKQHSFPMKSEWHCGRGAITWTWQRLSSQPSSCPICYEDLDVTDSSFLPCSCGFHLCLFCHKRILEADGRCPGCRKQYDQINVNMCFNERVAPFQLSRSCSMSTRF